Below is a window of Spelaeicoccus albus DNA.
GGAGCGTCAGTTGAGGGAACGTTCGGCGGCGTCGACCACGTTGGCCAGCAAAAGCGCGCGGGTCATTGGCCCGACCCCGCCCGGGTTCGGCGAACGCCAGGCTGCCACGTCCTGGACGTCCGGCGCCACATCGCCGACGATTTTCGACTTGCCGGTCTCCGGATCGGTCCGCCTGCTGACTCCGACGTCCAGGACGACGACGCCGGGCTTGACGTTGCCGGCGTGCACGATGCCCGGCGACCCGGCCGCGGCCACGATGATGTCGGCGCGGCGCAGGTGCGCGTCAAGGTCACGGGTGCCGGTGTGCGTGAGCGTGACGGTGGCATTGTATTCGCGGCGCGTGAGCAGCGTGCCGATCGATCGGCCCACCGTGATGCCGCGGCCGAGGACGACGACGTCGCGGCCGGCCAGTTCGATGTCGTAGCGACGCAACAGCTCGATGATGCCGCGCGGCGTGCACGGCAGCGGCGTGGTCAGCGGGCCGTTCACGTTGAGCATGAGGCTGCCGAGATTCACCGGGTGCAGACCGTCGGCGTCCTTGGCCGGGTCGATACGGGACAGGACGGCGTCCTGATCGATGTGCGCCGGCAGCGGCAATTGGACGATATAGCCGGTGCAGTCCGGATCGGCGTTCAACTCGTCGATGGCGTCCAAGACGGTCTCTTGCGCGACGTCGTCGGCAAAATGCCGGCGGATGGACGCAATGCCGACTTCGGCGCAGTCCTTGTGCTTGCCGTTGACGTACCATGTCGAGCCCGGATCGTCGCCGACCAGGACCGTGCCGAGACCCGGCCGGACGCCCGCGGCCTTCAACGCGGCCACCCGCTCGGTCAGCTCGGCCTTGATGGCGGCCGCCGTCGCCTTGCCGTCGAGGATGTCTGCGGTCATGGTTACCACTTCTCCGATCCCGGGTGGAGTTCGGTTTGCGCTACCGGGTTGGCTGCGCGGGTCGATTTCACGGTCGGCGCTGCGATCGACGGTGCGTGGGGCGGATTGGTCATCGGGGCGTTTCTCCTCCGGGCGGTCGGTCGTGGGCTGTCATCGTGTGGATGACGGAGATCCTTCATCGGCCCAGGCGAACGACAGATGAATCCAACCTTGCCGCTCCTCGATGGTGATCCATCCAAACGCCGGTCGCGACGGCAACAGTCTAGCAACCGCCACGGCAGCGCTGCTACGACCTGTCGATACCATGAAGCGATGAACTCACCCGACCGGATGCAGCACCAACGAGTCCTGCGAATTTCATGCCCCGATCGTCCCGGCATCGTGCACGCCGTCACCGGCGTTCTGGCCGGCGCCGGGGCCAATATCACCGAATCGCAGCAGTTCGGCAACGCGGATTCCGAGCACTTCTTTCTCCGGTTGCAGTTCAGCGGCGGCCCGTCCTCGGAGGACCTCGCCCGGGCGCTCCGCCAGGTGGAGGCCGAGTTCGGCATGGACGTGGCGCTCGACACCGTCGGGCGGCCGGTGCGAACGATCATCATGGTGTCGAAGGCCGGGCATTGCCTGAACGATCTGCTGTATCGGCAAGGGGCCGGGCAGCTGCCCATCGAGGTGGCGGCAGTCGTCGGCAACCACCCCGATCTGGCCCCGCTTGCCGAGTTCTACGGCGTGGATTTCGTGCACGTGCCCGTCACTGAGGGCACAAAGGCCGAAGCCGAGCGGCGCATCACCGGCTTGGTCGAAAGCCTGAACGTCGAGCTCGTCGTGTTGGCCAGGTACATGCAGATCCTGTCGCCCGAGCTATGCCGGCGCCTGCATGGGCGGGTGATCAATATCCACCACTCGTTCCTGCCGAGCTTCAAGGGCGCCAAGCCGTATCACCAGGCGCACGCGCGCGGCGTCAAACTGATCGGCGCGACGGCGCATTACGTCACGCCGGATTTGGACGAGGGCCCGATCATTGAACAAGACGTTGCGCGCGTCACGCACCAGTTCCGCACCTCCGACCTCGTCTCGCTCGGCCAAGAGATCGAAGCACGCACGCTCAGTCATGCCGTGCGGTGGCATGCCGAGGGCCGCGTACTGCTCGACGGTGACCGGACGGTCGTCTTCCGCTGACTCGCGGCCGGTCCCGCGTGCGCTCGGCTCCCCCGCCCCGCGGAACGGCCGGTGCGGCGGCTAGATCGTCCAGACGACCGGACTGTTGTAATACTTCCCGCCGAGTTGTCCGCGAAAAATGACCTTGGCCAGCGGGTGGCCGCGCTTCGACACCGCCACCCGGCACGTGACGTATTTACGTCCGGGCTTCAACGCCTGCGGAACGGCATGCCCCGTGCAGGGCGCAAAGTGGGGCAAGGGTGCCGTCTGCATCATTTCGGCGCCATTGGACTCTTCCGGCACAAAACCCTGCATGACTTCGGCCATCGGCCGCGCGGCGTCCTTCCCGACGTTCGTCACAGTCAACGTGACATAGGTCGGCACCATCCGCGAATCGCCGAACTCGGGCTGGTCGAGCAGCAGTTCACGCTTGCCCTTGCGCGATGTGATGGTCACGCGCAGCACAGACCCCCCGGCGGCGATGACTGCCGCCTTGCCGGCGGTCTGCGAAGTTCCCGGCCGGACGGCGTCCGGAACGTTGGCCGCGTGCGTCGGTGCCCCGGACGGCGTGTCCGTTGCCGTGGGGCCGCCCCGAGCGCTGCCGGATTGAGTGTCCGTGCCGGCAGGAGTCTCGGGGCCGTTTGCGTGTTGACCGCCCGCGCAGGAGGCCAACGCCAGCGCCGCGGCGATCATCATGCCGGCCCGGACGCGCAGGAGGCGCCCGCACATCATGTGCGGGCGCCTCGGAGCGTTTCGGGCTCTCACGGCCTCGTTACGCGTCGTCCTTGGACGACGCGTCGCCGTCTTCGTCGGACTCGGCAGCCGGGGTCTCGGCGGCCTCGTCAGCCGGAGCCTCTTCGGACTCGGCAGCCGGAGCCTCTTCGGCCTCGTCAACCGGAGCCTCTTCGGACTCGGCGGCTTCGGACTCGTCGACCGGTTGTGCCGGAGCCTCGTCCTTGGCGCTGCGCTTGGTCGCGGCCTCGGCTTCGGCAACCGTCGCCTTCTTGGCGCTCAGTGGCTCGAGCACGAGTTCCACAACGGCCATCGGCGCCTTGTCGCCCTTCCGCGGCCCGATCTTCGTGATCCGGGTGTATCCGCCGTCACGATTCGCGACCGCCGGAGCGATTTCGGTGAACAGCACGTGCACGATGCCCTGATCCGAGATGCGGCTGAGCACGCGACGCCGGCTGGCCAGATCGCCGCGTTTGGCGAACGTGATCATGCGCTCGGCGACGGGGCGCAGGCGCTTGGCCTTCGTCACGGTCGTGGTGATCTGCTTGTGTTCGAACAGCTGGCCGGCCAGGTTGTTCAGCAGCAGGCGCTCATGCGCCGGGCCGCCCCCGAGACGCGGTCCCTTGCTAGGCGTAGGCATTCTTCTCGTATCTCCTTTGAGTTCTTAGAGCTGCTCGTCTTCGGCGAAGGCGAGATCGTCGTCTTCGTCATCGGCAGCTGCAGCGGCGGCGGCCGGGTCGAATCCGGGAGGGCTGTCCTTGAGCTGCAGGCCGAGTTCGGCCAGCTTCTGCTTGACCTCGTCGATGGACTTCGCACCAAAGTTGCGGATGTCCATCAAATCGGCTTCGCTTCGTGCCACCAGCTCGCCCACCGTGTGGATGCCTTCGCGCTTGAGGCAGTTGTAAGACCGAACCGTCAGGTCCAGATCCTCGATGGCCAGGGCCAGATCGGCCGCAAGCGCGGCGTCCACCGGCGACGGTCCGATGTCGATGCCTTCGGCTTCAACGTTGAGCTCGCGGGCCAGGCCGAACAGTTCGGTCAACGTCTTGCCGGCCGAGGCGACGGCGTCGCGCGCGGCGATGGCCGGCTTCGTCTCGACGTCCAGCACCAGCCGATCAAAGTCGGTGCGCTGTTCGACACGAGTGGCCTCGACCTTGTAGGTGACCTTGAGAACCGGCGAGTAGATCGAGTCGACCGGGATCCGGCCGATCTCCGAGTCGACGTTCTTGTTCTGGACGGCGGAGACGTAGCCGCGTCCGCGCTCGATGGTCAATTCGAGTTCGAGCTTGCCCTTGGAGTTCAAGGTCGCGATGTGCAGATCGGTGTTGAAGATCTCGACACCCGCCGGCGCCGTGATGTCCGCAGCCGTGACGACGCCCGGGCCCTGCTTACGCAGATAGGCCACGACCGGCTCGTCATGTTCGGAGCTGACGACGAGTGACTTCAGGTTCAGGATGAATTCGGTGACGTCTTCCTTCACTCCCGGGACCGTCGTGAATTCGTGCAACACGCCATCCACCCGGATGCTGGTGACCGCGGCACCCGGAATCGACGAGAGCAGTGTACGACGCAGGGAGTTACCCAGCGTATAGCCGAAGCCCGGCTCCAGCGGTTCGATGACGAACCGTGAACGATGGGCGGAAACGACCTCTTCAGTTAGCGTGGGACGCTGTGCAATGAGCACGTGGGTTTCCTTTCAGCGAGCATCCGCCATATGACGCTTCGCAGGGCGAGAACCGCATGACGCCGTTCTCGCTGATATCCCGAGCCGAGCGTCGGTCTACCCGGCCGGGTGTGGAGCTTTTGTGGTGTCTGAGTGCCTTAGACGCGACGGCGCTTCGGCGGCCGGCAGCCATTGTGCGGGGTCGGGGTGACGTCTTGAATGGAGCCAACCTCGAGACCGGTGGCCTGCAGCGACCGGATCGCCGTTTCGCGGCCCGATCCCGGGCCTTTGACGAACACGTCGACCTTGCGCATGCCGTGCTCTTGGGCGCGACGGGCAGCCGATTCCGCCGCCATCTGCGCGGCGAACGGCGTCGACTTGCGCGAGCCCTTGAAGCCGACCTCGCCGGCCGAAGCCCACGAGATCACGGCACCGGCAGGGTCGGTGATCGAAACGATTGTGTTGTTGAACGTGCTCTTGATATGTGCCTGACCGGCGGCAACGTTCTTTTTGTCCTTGCGGCGGGGCTTGCGTACCCCTGCGGCGCGTGACTTGGGAGGCATATCTGTTAATTCTCCTGATGATCGAAAGCCGCACCCGCGGCTTGATGGGCTGCTTTACTTGGCCTTCTTCTTACCGGCCACGGTGCGCTTGGGGCCCTTGCGGGTACGCGCGTTGTTTTTGGTGTGCTGTCCGCGAACCGGCAGACCGCGACGGTGGCGCAGGCCCTGATAGCAGCCGATCTCAACCTTGCGGCGGATGTCCGCGGCGACCTCGCGCCGCAGATCGCCTTCGACCTGGAATGTTGCTTCGATGAAGTCGCGGAGCTGGACAAGCTCGGCGTCCGTGAGGTCTTTCACGCGCGTGTCCGGGCTGATCCCGGTCGACTCGAGAGTCTGCACAGCGCGTGTGTGTCCCACACCGTAAATGTATGTCAGGGCGACCTCAACCCGCTTTTCGCGCGGGAGGTCGACTCCGGCAAGTCGTGCCATTGGTGGTACTCCAATTTCTTTTGCGGAGGTGTTCGGGGCAATCCTGATCCGCTAGTGCGGTCCCCGGCCTCCGTTCCGGGGGTGTCGTCCTTGTCGACGTGTCGCCAAGGGGGCGAGGATTGCGGCGGTGTGGTCTGACTGAGAAGTCGGTGATCAGCCTTGACGCTGCTTGTGGCGAACGTTGTCGCAAATCACCATGACCCGGCCGTTACGCCGGATCACTTTGCACTTCTCGCAGATCTTCTTGACGCTGGGCTTAACCTTCATCATTTTCCTTCACCTCGGCGATGCACCGTTCGGCACAGCGCCCGAGGATAGACAGATCTCGTGTACGTGGTCTTACTTGTAGCGGTAGACGATGCGGCCGCGGGTGAGATCGTACGGGCTCAACTCGACAACGACGCGGTCCTCCGGAAGGATCCGGATGTAGTGCTGGCGCATCTTGCCCGAAATGTGAGCGAGGACCTTGTGGCCGTTGCTCAGCTCAACGCGGAACATCGCGTTGGGCAAGGCTTCGACAACACTGCCCTCAATCTCTATGACCCCTTCTTTTTTGGCCATAATCTCGCGCTAACCTCTTCACTCCCGCCGTAGCGGGTTATCGCTTGACGCCCGGTAATCCCTGACGGCGAGCGCGAATAGTCGTGCTCGATAGCAGCGGATCGAAGGGCGATGTACAAGACGTGGCGATATTCGCACGGCGCAGTCCCTTTCCGATCCTTGATCGGAAATCCGCCTGGACGCGGAACTTCA
It encodes the following:
- a CDS encoding DNA-directed RNA polymerase subunit alpha, whose translation is MLIAQRPTLTEEVVSAHRSRFVIEPLEPGFGYTLGNSLRRTLLSSIPGAAVTSIRVDGVLHEFTTVPGVKEDVTEFILNLKSLVVSSEHDEPVVAYLRKQGPGVVTAADITAPAGVEIFNTDLHIATLNSKGKLELELTIERGRGYVSAVQNKNVDSEIGRIPVDSIYSPVLKVTYKVEATRVEQRTDFDRLVLDVETKPAIAARDAVASAGKTLTELFGLARELNVEAEGIDIGPSPVDAALAADLALAIEDLDLTVRSYNCLKREGIHTVGELVARSEADLMDIRNFGAKSIDEVKQKLAELGLQLKDSPPGFDPAAAAAAADDEDDDLAFAEDEQL
- the purU gene encoding formyltetrahydrofolate deformylase — encoded protein: MNSPDRMQHQRVLRISCPDRPGIVHAVTGVLAGAGANITESQQFGNADSEHFFLRLQFSGGPSSEDLARALRQVEAEFGMDVALDTVGRPVRTIIMVSKAGHCLNDLLYRQGAGQLPIEVAAVVGNHPDLAPLAEFYGVDFVHVPVTEGTKAEAERRITGLVESLNVELVVLARYMQILSPELCRRLHGRVINIHHSFLPSFKGAKPYHQAHARGVKLIGATAHYVTPDLDEGPIIEQDVARVTHQFRTSDLVSLGQEIEARTLSHAVRWHAEGRVLLDGDRTVVFR
- the rplQ gene encoding 50S ribosomal protein L17, producing the protein MPTPSKGPRLGGGPAHERLLLNNLAGQLFEHKQITTTVTKAKRLRPVAERMITFAKRGDLASRRRVLSRISDQGIVHVLFTEIAPAVANRDGGYTRITKIGPRKGDKAPMAVVELVLEPLSAKKATVAEAEAATKRSAKDEAPAQPVDESEAAESEEAPVDEAEEAPAAESEEAPADEAAETPAAESDEDGDASSKDDA
- the rpmJ gene encoding 50S ribosomal protein L36 is translated as MKVKPSVKKICEKCKVIRRNGRVMVICDNVRHKQRQG
- a CDS encoding bifunctional methylenetetrahydrofolate dehydrogenase/methenyltetrahydrofolate cyclohydrolase — encoded protein: MTADILDGKATAAAIKAELTERVAALKAAGVRPGLGTVLVGDDPGSTWYVNGKHKDCAEVGIASIRRHFADDVAQETVLDAIDELNADPDCTGYIVQLPLPAHIDQDAVLSRIDPAKDADGLHPVNLGSLMLNVNGPLTTPLPCTPRGIIELLRRYDIELAGRDVVVLGRGITVGRSIGTLLTRREYNATVTLTHTGTRDLDAHLRRADIIVAAAGSPGIVHAGNVKPGVVVLDVGVSRRTDPETGKSKIVGDVAPDVQDVAAWRSPNPGGVGPMTRALLLANVVDAAERSLN
- the infA gene encoding translation initiation factor IF-1, translated to MAKKEGVIEIEGSVVEALPNAMFRVELSNGHKVLAHISGKMRQHYIRILPEDRVVVELSPYDLTRGRIVYRYK
- the rpsM gene encoding 30S ribosomal protein S13, encoding MARLAGVDLPREKRVEVALTYIYGVGHTRAVQTLESTGISPDTRVKDLTDAELVQLRDFIEATFQVEGDLRREVAADIRRKVEIGCYQGLRHRRGLPVRGQHTKNNARTRKGPKRTVAGKKKAK
- the rpsK gene encoding 30S ribosomal protein S11, producing MPPKSRAAGVRKPRRKDKKNVAAGQAHIKSTFNNTIVSITDPAGAVISWASAGEVGFKGSRKSTPFAAQMAAESAARRAQEHGMRKVDVFVKGPGSGRETAIRSLQATGLEVGSIQDVTPTPHNGCRPPKRRRV